Proteins from one Nicotiana tabacum cultivar K326 chromosome 23, ASM71507v2, whole genome shotgun sequence genomic window:
- the LOC107831414 gene encoding UPF0481 protein At3g47200 isoform X1, producing the protein MAHHIQITQMDHQIPLFVQTSASEVEDGRKDDHLIEIKERLKLQRDKSLNQIFDERFEDLDNSSIKSTTIFKVNAGIRESNPDAYTPKMISIGPYHKENQELHSMKKYKLLYLRRFLQRKEGLDVESCIRQLEELKDEALKCYEDIYRDIVVKFSEMLLLDGCFVVEFIRENFEIKLRGDYPLIINVLWMRYQVCRDLLLLENQLPFFVLTKLHDMTKCPEELEADFIRMVKSTICYISPNKIPMLKSEIDGDEEKLDHLLHVVHMFCRPSEMTKTSQISNSSMRKECCNIKRYLGKNLGLFRSKEVSASIFWQSWQAPSVTELYEAGASFLKLGSFEEDLMDRTTMFDIKFENGAIQIPCFVVDDSTEAFLRNLIAYEQHSTNLYPTFFLDYADIVSQLIKSRKDVNLLRLNGIILNGLADDGEVANMFNKLGEGVVVAADSTYYAEESRKMSQHCKKPWNQIIANLRPNYFSSPWAGASTVAAVILLILTAMQTILAFRDGIK; encoded by the exons ATGGCACATCATATCCAGATTACCCAAATGGATCATCAAATTCCACTATTTGTTCAAACTTCTGCAAGTGAG GTAGAAGACGGGAGGAAAGATGATCATTTAATCGAGATCAAGGAGCGATTAAAGTTACAAAGAGATAAATCTTTGAATCAAATATTTGATgaaagatttgaggatttggataATTCATCTATCAAATCCACTACCATATTCAAAGTAAATGCGGGCATTCGCGAATCAAACCCAGATGCTTATACACCAAAGATGATCTCCATAGGTCCTTAccataaagaaaatcaagaacTTCATTCAATGAAAAAGTACAAACTATTATACCTACGACGGTTTCTCCAGCGGAAAGAGGGGCTTGATGTGGAAAGTTGCATAAGACAATTGGAGGAACTAAAGGATGAAGCACTAAAGTGTTATGAGGATATATACAGAGATATTGTTGTCAAATTTTCAGAAATGTTGTTACTTGATGGCTGTTTTGTGGTTGAGTTTATTCGAGAGAATTTTGAAATTAAGCTTAGAGGAGATTACCCCCTAATTATCAACGTGCTATGGATGAGGTATCAAGTATGTCGAGATTTATTGCTACTAGAAAACCAACTTCCTTTCTTTGTTCTCACCAAACTTCATGACATGACTAagtgtcctgaagaactagaagccGACTTCATACGTATGGTGAAATCGACTATTTGTTATATCTCGCCAAATAAGATACCTATGCTCAAATCAGAAATTGAtggtgatgaagaaaaactcGATCATTTACTTCATGTGGTACACATGTTTTGTCGCCCATCAGAGATGACGAAAACTAGCCAAATCTCGAATTCTAGCATGAGAAAGGAATGTTGCAATATTAAAAGATATCTTGGAAAGAACTTGGGACTATTTAGGTCAAAAGAAGTCTCTGCCTCTATTTTTTGGCAGTCTTGGCAAGCTCCAAGTGTAACAGAGCTTTATGAAGCTGGTGCTAGTTTCTTAAAATTAGGAAGTTTCGAAGAAGATCTTATGGATAGAACAACTATGTTCGATATCAAGTTTGAGAATGGAGCGATACAAATTCCTTGTTTCGTAGTTGATGATTCAACGGAGGCCTTTCTGAGAAATTTGATAGCTTATGAGCAACACTCGACTAACTTATATCCTACATTTTTTTTGGATTATGCAGATATAGTGAGTCAACTTATTAAGTCACGTAAAGATGTGAATTTGCTACGCCTAAATGGAATCATACTTAACGGGCTAGCAGATGACGGAGAAGTGGCTAACATGTTCAATAAACTTGGAGAAGGGGTCGTGGTTGCTGCTGACAGCACCTACTACGCTGAAGAAAGCAGAAAAATGAGTCAACATTGCAAAAAGCCGTGGAATCAAATTATTGCAAATTTGAGGCCAAATTATTTTAGTAGTCCTTGGGCAGGAGCTTCAACTGTGGCAGCCGTCATACTCCTCATACTCACAGCTATGCAGACAATTCTAGCTTTCAGAGATGGTATTAAGTAG
- the LOC107831414 gene encoding UPF0481 protein At3g47200 isoform X2, whose protein sequence is MISIGPYHKENQELHSMKKYKLLYLRRFLQRKEGLDVESCIRQLEELKDEALKCYEDIYRDIVVKFSEMLLLDGCFVVEFIRENFEIKLRGDYPLIINVLWMRYQVCRDLLLLENQLPFFVLTKLHDMTKCPEELEADFIRMVKSTICYISPNKIPMLKSEIDGDEEKLDHLLHVVHMFCRPSEMTKTSQISNSSMRKECCNIKRYLGKNLGLFRSKEVSASIFWQSWQAPSVTELYEAGASFLKLGSFEEDLMDRTTMFDIKFENGAIQIPCFVVDDSTEAFLRNLIAYEQHSTNLYPTFFLDYADIVSQLIKSRKDVNLLRLNGIILNGLADDGEVANMFNKLGEGVVVAADSTYYAEESRKMSQHCKKPWNQIIANLRPNYFSSPWAGASTVAAVILLILTAMQTILAFRDGIK, encoded by the coding sequence ATGATCTCCATAGGTCCTTAccataaagaaaatcaagaacTTCATTCAATGAAAAAGTACAAACTATTATACCTACGACGGTTTCTCCAGCGGAAAGAGGGGCTTGATGTGGAAAGTTGCATAAGACAATTGGAGGAACTAAAGGATGAAGCACTAAAGTGTTATGAGGATATATACAGAGATATTGTTGTCAAATTTTCAGAAATGTTGTTACTTGATGGCTGTTTTGTGGTTGAGTTTATTCGAGAGAATTTTGAAATTAAGCTTAGAGGAGATTACCCCCTAATTATCAACGTGCTATGGATGAGGTATCAAGTATGTCGAGATTTATTGCTACTAGAAAACCAACTTCCTTTCTTTGTTCTCACCAAACTTCATGACATGACTAagtgtcctgaagaactagaagccGACTTCATACGTATGGTGAAATCGACTATTTGTTATATCTCGCCAAATAAGATACCTATGCTCAAATCAGAAATTGAtggtgatgaagaaaaactcGATCATTTACTTCATGTGGTACACATGTTTTGTCGCCCATCAGAGATGACGAAAACTAGCCAAATCTCGAATTCTAGCATGAGAAAGGAATGTTGCAATATTAAAAGATATCTTGGAAAGAACTTGGGACTATTTAGGTCAAAAGAAGTCTCTGCCTCTATTTTTTGGCAGTCTTGGCAAGCTCCAAGTGTAACAGAGCTTTATGAAGCTGGTGCTAGTTTCTTAAAATTAGGAAGTTTCGAAGAAGATCTTATGGATAGAACAACTATGTTCGATATCAAGTTTGAGAATGGAGCGATACAAATTCCTTGTTTCGTAGTTGATGATTCAACGGAGGCCTTTCTGAGAAATTTGATAGCTTATGAGCAACACTCGACTAACTTATATCCTACATTTTTTTTGGATTATGCAGATATAGTGAGTCAACTTATTAAGTCACGTAAAGATGTGAATTTGCTACGCCTAAATGGAATCATACTTAACGGGCTAGCAGATGACGGAGAAGTGGCTAACATGTTCAATAAACTTGGAGAAGGGGTCGTGGTTGCTGCTGACAGCACCTACTACGCTGAAGAAAGCAGAAAAATGAGTCAACATTGCAAAAAGCCGTGGAATCAAATTATTGCAAATTTGAGGCCAAATTATTTTAGTAGTCCTTGGGCAGGAGCTTCAACTGTGGCAGCCGTCATACTCCTCATACTCACAGCTATGCAGACAATTCTAGCTTTCAGAGATGGTATTAAGTAG